One region of Methanosarcinales archaeon genomic DNA includes:
- the pgk gene encoding phosphoglycerate kinase, translating to MSTRDYLTIDDFDLSGKTVLCRLDLNSPMGPENGILDDKRFRSSLTTVKELEESKLVLMSHQSRPGKSDFTTMEPHAKQLSRLLDRDITYVDDIFGSNAISEIKKLKKGDILMLENVRFFSEESLKRSAQEHASSHMVKRLSPFMDFYMNDAFGVSHRSHLSIMGFTWTLPSLVGRLMDKEITSLSRGEHDSDGPTIFVLGGTKVDDSLKVTEFVLANNNANRVLLTGVVANVFLAAKGVDIGKTNLEFIQSQGYFDQIKIAKKLLKRFNDKIGLPIDVALDKNNERIEEYIDVINKNHNSGLPILDIGLETIVAFSEEIKAAGTVIMNGPAGMFEKDAFALGTVELMQAATRAGFSVIGGGHSAAVVQQLGMDSRLDHVSTGGGACIDFLAGEKLPGIEALKEAAARYRSKK from the coding sequence TTGTCAACCAGAGATTACCTTACTATTGATGATTTTGATCTTTCGGGAAAAACAGTTCTTTGCAGGCTGGACTTAAATTCGCCCATGGGTCCTGAAAACGGGATACTTGATGATAAACGGTTCAGGAGTTCTCTTACTACAGTAAAGGAACTGGAGGAGTCAAAGCTGGTACTTATGAGCCACCAAAGCCGGCCAGGTAAAAGTGATTTTACTACAATGGAACCCCATGCAAAGCAATTGTCACGACTTCTGGACAGGGACATAACATATGTAGATGATATTTTCGGCTCTAATGCCATTTCAGAGATAAAGAAACTTAAGAAGGGAGACATTCTTATGCTGGAGAATGTCAGGTTCTTTTCTGAAGAGAGTTTGAAACGGTCAGCCCAGGAACATGCCTCGTCTCATATGGTAAAGCGTTTATCCCCTTTTATGGATTTTTATATGAATGATGCATTTGGTGTCTCTCACCGCTCGCACCTGTCTATTATGGGATTTACATGGACTCTTCCTAGCCTGGTGGGCAGGTTGATGGATAAGGAGATCACATCTTTGAGCAGGGGAGAACATGACAGTGACGGACCCACAATATTTGTGCTGGGAGGCACTAAGGTGGATGATTCATTAAAGGTCACGGAATTTGTATTGGCAAATAATAATGCTAACAGGGTACTGCTGACAGGAGTAGTAGCCAATGTTTTCCTCGCAGCCAAAGGTGTGGATATCGGCAAAACTAATTTGGAATTCATTCAGTCACAGGGTTATTTTGACCAGATAAAAATCGCCAAAAAGCTCCTGAAAAGATTCAATGATAAGATCGGACTTCCCATTGATGTGGCTCTGGATAAGAATAATGAACGTATTGAGGAATACATCGATGTGATTAATAAGAACCATAATTCTGGCCTGCCCATCCTGGACATAGGACTGGAGACCATTGTGGCATTCTCAGAAGAGATCAAGGCCGCAGGGACAGTTATCATGAACGGCCCGGCTGGAATGTTCGAGAAGGATGCTTTCGCTTTAGGCACGGTGGAATTGATGCAGGCAGCCACCCGGGCGGGGTTCAGTGTGATCGGGGGCGGCCATAGCGCTGCAGTAGTGCAACAGCTGGGTATGGATTCAAGGTTGGACCATGTATCCACGGGCGGCGGGGCGTGTATCGATTTTCTGGCAGGAGAGAAACTGCCTGGTATCGAAGCTTTGAAAGAGGCTGCGGCCCGGTATCGTTCAAAAAAATAA
- a CDS encoding ATP-binding protein codes for MARDSIGVIFGKTGTHEFSFAVPDSSLVKRTDYVKVWHENEGWTLAQVISMTSSSEDFKLNQASEAAGGANVESPESKLVAEASVIGSRSKDGLLRAPRTPFSPGDKVFAADHDLIRSTLGLSHGDIYIGLLEGQGIKVYLGMDNLIQKHCSILAKTGSGKSYTASVILEELLERKVPLLIIDPHGEYGSLKEPGSFDQKAFYEKYGVSPKGYESVITVYTPANKVLNPDADELFRLDGKNMAPKDLMQILPDEKSSNQQGLLYEAITKIKAEQESYDLEDIIFEVGNNKSKMKWNVISSLESLREADILSDQPTTISELFVPGRAAIIDMKGVEPKLQNMMVAKLCTDLFEARKLGQIPAGMLVVEEAHNFCPERGFDKTASTEILRTIASEGRKFGLGLLVISQRPARVDKNVLSQCNTQVIMKMTNPNDLKAISKGLEGISSEVEEELKRLPPGVAMLVSNDIEHPVLVDIRVRKSKHGGEAGKMVKPIPIQEELSAEEPKRQVIKPDMQPVNVPPRKEPQKSEGSSLFRKVFGSGK; via the coding sequence TTGGCAAGAGATTCGATCGGAGTAATTTTCGGGAAAACCGGAACACATGAATTTAGTTTTGCTGTGCCTGATAGCAGCCTGGTAAAACGTACTGATTATGTGAAAGTATGGCATGAGAATGAAGGCTGGACATTGGCACAAGTTATATCAATGACAAGCAGCAGTGAAGATTTTAAGCTAAATCAGGCTTCCGAAGCAGCCGGAGGCGCAAATGTTGAAAGTCCTGAAAGCAAACTTGTGGCTGAAGCTTCAGTAATTGGAAGCCGGAGCAAGGATGGATTATTAAGAGCGCCACGTACTCCATTTTCTCCCGGGGATAAGGTGTTTGCAGCAGATCATGACCTGATACGCTCGACCCTTGGATTGTCGCACGGTGATATTTATATCGGGTTATTGGAAGGGCAGGGTATTAAGGTATATCTTGGCATGGACAACCTGATACAGAAACATTGCAGTATCCTTGCAAAGACGGGCAGCGGGAAATCATATACTGCCAGCGTGATACTTGAGGAATTGCTTGAGAGAAAGGTTCCGCTGCTTATCATTGATCCCCACGGAGAGTATGGGTCACTGAAGGAACCGGGCTCATTTGACCAGAAAGCTTTTTATGAAAAATACGGAGTATCGCCGAAAGGATATGAGTCAGTTATCACTGTATATACTCCGGCAAATAAAGTACTGAACCCGGATGCTGATGAATTATTCAGGCTGGATGGCAAAAATATGGCTCCAAAGGACCTTATGCAGATCCTTCCTGATGAGAAATCCAGTAATCAGCAGGGACTGCTGTATGAAGCTATTACTAAGATCAAGGCCGAGCAGGAATCTTATGATCTTGAAGATATTATTTTTGAAGTGGGGAATAATAAGAGCAAGATGAAATGGAATGTGATCTCATCCCTGGAATCTTTGCGGGAAGCCGATATCTTATCAGACCAACCCACTACTATCAGTGAGCTGTTTGTCCCGGGTCGGGCTGCCATTATCGATATGAAAGGTGTTGAGCCAAAACTGCAGAATATGATGGTTGCAAAGCTGTGCACTGACCTATTCGAGGCAAGGAAATTGGGGCAGATCCCGGCCGGAATGCTGGTGGTGGAAGAGGCCCATAATTTCTGTCCTGAAAGGGGATTTGATAAGACCGCAAGTACTGAGATCCTGCGAACCATCGCATCAGAGGGCCGGAAATTCGGTTTGGGCCTGCTGGTGATCAGCCAGAGGCCGGCCAGGGTGGATAAGAACGTTCTGAGCCAGTGCAATACCCAGGTGATAATGAAGATGACCAATCCTAACGATCTGAAGGCAATCAGCAAGGGTCTGGAAGGTATCAGCAGTGAGGTGGAGGAGGAATTGAAACGCCTGCCGCCCGGGGTGGCAATGCTTGTCTCTAATGATATTGAGCATCCGGTACTTGTGGATATCAGAGTGAGAAAGAGCAAGCACGGCGGGGAAGCAGGGAAGATGGTAAAACCGATACCTATCCAGGAAGAGTTATCTGCAGAGGAGCCAAAACGGCAGGTTATTAAACCTGATATGCAGCCAGTGAATGTGCCTCCCAGAAAGGAACCTCAGAAGTCGGAAGGAAGCAGTCTGTTTAGAAAGGTGTTCGGTTCCGGGAAATAA